Below is a genomic region from Candidatus Roseilinea sp..
ACCATCGTGGTGTACGACCGCATCCGTGAGAATCTGACGCGCCGGCGCGGCGAGTCATTCGAGACCGTCGTCACGCGCAGCTTGCTGGAGACGCTGAACCGCTCGCTCACCACGTCGCTCATCAACATCCTGGTGTTGACGGCGCTGCTGTTGTTCGGCGGGGCCAGCATCAAGCAGTTCGTTGCGGTGCTGCTCATCGGCATGATCAGCGGCACGTATTCGTCCATCTTCGTCGCCGTGCCGCTGGTGGTGGCCTGGTTCGAGCGTGACCTGTGGGGGACCAAGCAGCGCGCGCCGAAGATGGCGGTCGCGGGGAAGTGACGGCAGCGCTGGTTCTGAGGTGCCCGAAGCGAAAGCCGCGTCGGGCATTTTTTATCTGTTGCTGAAATCGTCAAGCGCGGGGGCTTACATGGACACATCGGAGATCATCAGGACGAGCTTCTTGTCGCCGCTGGTGTTGGCGTTTATCGTCGGAATCATCGCCACGCTGATCAAGAGCGAGCTGGAGTTCCCACAACCCGTCTTGAACGCCATCTCGATCTACTTGGTCTTTTCGATTGCGCTCAAGGGCGGGACGGAGCTGGCCGCCGCCGGATTGGAGCGGATTGTCGCGCCGGCGCTGGTGACGGCGCTGCTGGCGGTGGTCACGCCGTCGTTGGCTTTCTTCTTGGCGCGCCGGTTCATCCGGCTGGACATCGCAAACGCCGCCGGCATCGCTGCGCTGTACGGCTCAGTCTCCTCGGTCACCTTCTTCGCTGCGCTGTCGCTGGCGGAGAAGCTGGGCAACCCTGCGGAGCCGTTCGTGCCGGTGCTGGTCAGCCTGATGGAATGGGCGATCCTGGTGGCGCTGTTCATCGCGCGCTGGCGCCTACGCCGCGCCGAATCCGACGGCAATCTACCGATAAGCGAGATCGTGATTGACACACTGCGTGGGCGCAGCGTGATCCTGTTGCTCGGCGGCCTGTTCATCGGCGCGTTGATCGGGGAGGGAGGCTTCAAGTCGGTCAAACCGTTCTTCGAGGACCCGTTCCGGGGCGTGCTGACGCTCTTCTTGTTGGAGATGGGCATGGTCGCCGGCCGCCAATTGAGAGAGTTCTTCCGGCTGGGGCCACGCCTGCTGACCTTCGGCGTGGCCTTCCCCATCTTCAACGGGCTGTTGGGGACGACGCTGGGCGTGCTGGCCGGCCTTTCGCCCGGCGGTAGCTTCGTGCTGGGGGCGATCACCGCCAGCGCTTCATACATTGATGCTCCGGCAGCAGTGCGCGCGGCCCTGCCACAGGCCAACCCCAGCATCTACCTCACCTCATCGTTGGGCATCACCTTCCCGTTCAATTTGTTGATCGGGCTGCCACTGTACTACCAGTTTGCCGTCTGGTTGCACGCCTTGGTGCACTGAGCCATGAGTGCCGACTCCCGTTCAACGTTCGCGATCTGAGTTGTGATCGCCTCGCTCTTTTGACCGACCTCGCCGATAATACCCTCATGCGGGCCATTAAACGGATCGAGGTGGTCACTGATGCGCTGGAGATCGAGCGCGTGGCGCAGGTGCTGGAGCAGCACGGCGTCTCCGGCTACACCATCGTGCCCGATGTCATCGGCAAAGGCGAGCGGGGCATCCGCCGCGGCGATGAGCTGAGCGGCGTGTTCAAGAACAGCTATCTGCTCAGCACGTGCGACGAATCACAGTTGCCGGCCATCATCGAGGCCATCCGCCCAATTCTCAAGCAGCGCGGCGGGGTGTGCCTGGTGTCCGACGCGTGGTGGGTGCAACATTGAGCAATGACGAGCTTTTGTGGTAATTTCGCCCGCCAATGCAGTTGCCGTTCATCAACGACCTGGAAGATGTCGAGCTTGTCCTGCCCATGCCGCTGCGCATGCGCGCCGATGCCGGTTACACCGGCAAAGGCATCACCATCGCCTTCCTCGATTCGGGCTTCTATCCCCATCCCGATTTGACGCAGCCGACCAATCGCATCGCCTATTTCGCCGATGCGCGCGGCGAGGTGGTGCGCGAAAACGTCGGCTTTAGCATTCCGCACCGGTCGAGCTGGCACGGCACAATGACCTCTTGCGTGTGTGCGGGCAACGGCTTCATGAGCATGTATCGCTACTCAAGCCTTGCGCCGAGCGCGCGCGTGGTCCTGGTCAAGACCGGCAATCTCAAGAACCATCACATTGGCGAGCAAGACATCGGCCGCGCGCTGCGCTGGTTGTTGGATCACGCGCATCGTTTCGATGTGCGCGTGGTCAACATCTCGCTAGGGGGTGATCATTCATCCAATGGCCAGCTCACTGCGCTGGATGCCCTGGTGGAGGAAGCCGTAGCGCGCGGGCTGGTGGTGGTATGCGCCGCGGGGAACGACGGTGCGCGGCGCATCGTGTCGCCGGCCAGCGCGCCGTCGGCGATCACCGTCGGCGGGTTGAACGATCACAATTCGCTCGACCGGTCGCGTTGGACGTTGTATCACTCCAACTATGGTCGAGGAGGGCGCGGCGCCGCTAAGCCGGAAGTGATCGCGCCGGCGCAGTGGATCGCTGCGCCGATGTTGCCGCGGACGAAGGTGCACCACGAGGCGCAGTTCCTGTGGAGGGTTGAGCGCGCCACGGACGCCGAGCTGGCACGCATCCTGCGCACGAAGGAGGCGCGCCAGCACATCGGCGCCGAGGCGATGAGCAAGCCACTTCACGAAATCCGGCGGATCGTGCGTCGGCGGATGAACGATCAGAAGTTCATCCACCCGCACTACCAGCACGTGGACGGCACCTCGTTCGCAGCGGCCATCGTCTCGTCGGTCGTGGCACAGATGCTGGAAGCCAACCCGTCGCTCACGCCGGCGCAGGTGAAGCGCATCCTGGTCGAGACGGCCGAGCCGTTGGACGACGCGCCACCGGAGCGTCAAGGGGCCGGCGTTGTGCATGCCGGGGCGGCCGTCGCCGCCGCGCTCAAGCTCAAGCGAAGATCAAGACTACAGAGGCGCGGAGAAGCGGAGAGGAGTCGCAGCGGGGTGCGCGCCGAGTTCGAGACCGCAGAGGCGCGAAGGAGCGGAGAATGATTTCTACTCTGCGCCTCTGTTTCTCTGCGGTCAAAGAAAGCGGGTCTCTTCTCAGTGGTGAGATACAACCATGAACCGGGAATATCACAAGTGGTGGAGCCCGTCGCTCGGTCGAGAGATGGAAATGCTGATCTTCGGCCATCACGGCGCGCGCGTACTGGTCTTTCCCACCTCGCGCGGCCGGTTCTTCGAGTGGGAGGATCGTGGCATGTTCGGCCCGGACGGGCTGGGCCATCACATCGCCCAGGGCTGGCTGCAGGTGTACTGCGTGGATAGCGTGGACGGCGAAAGCTGGTACAACTACGCAGCGCATCCTGGTCATCGCGGCTGGCGGCACACGCAATACATGAATTACGTGGTCAACGAAGTGTTGCCGTTGAGCCGCGCCAAGAACGGCAACCCGTTTTTGATCGTGCTCGGCGCCAGCTTCGGCGCATACCATG
It encodes:
- a CDS encoding sodium-dependent bicarbonate transport family permease — protein: MDTSEIIRTSFLSPLVLAFIVGIIATLIKSELEFPQPVLNAISIYLVFSIALKGGTELAAAGLERIVAPALVTALLAVVTPSLAFFLARRFIRLDIANAAGIAALYGSVSSVTFFAALSLAEKLGNPAEPFVPVLVSLMEWAILVALFIARWRLRRAESDGNLPISEIVIDTLRGRSVILLLGGLFIGALIGEGGFKSVKPFFEDPFRGVLTLFLLEMGMVAGRQLREFFRLGPRLLTFGVAFPIFNGLLGTTLGVLAGLSPGGSFVLGAITASASYIDAPAAVRAALPQANPSIYLTSSLGITFPFNLLIGLPLYYQFAVWLHALVH
- a CDS encoding esterase produces the protein MNREYHKWWSPSLGREMEMLIFGHHGARVLVFPTSRGRFFEWEDRGMFGPDGLGHHIAQGWLQVYCVDSVDGESWYNYAAHPGHRGWRHTQYMNYVVNEVLPLSRAKNGNPFLIVLGASFGAYHAACFAFKFPHLVGRMIGMSGIYDIKRFTGGYSDDNVYFNNPMDFIQHEHDLGRLEALRRMDIILATGRDDALRDESERMSAVLWSKGIGNALRLWEGWSHDWPYWKRMLHIYIGGHD